One window from the genome of Streptococcus salivarius encodes:
- the rpoB gene encoding DNA-directed RNA polymerase subunit beta: MAGHDVQYGKHRTRRSFSRIKEVLDLPNLIEIQTDSFKEFLDTGLKEVFEDVLPISNFTDTMELEFVGYELKEPKYTLEEARIHDASYSAPIFVTFRLINKETGEIKTQEVFFGDFPIMTEMGTFIINGGERIIVSQLVRSPGVYFNDKVDKNGKVGYGSTVIPNRGAWLELETDSKDIAYTRIDRTRKIPFTTLVRALGFSGDDEIVDIFGDSELVRNTIEKDIHKNPADSRTDEALKEIYERLRPGEPKTADSSRSLLVARFFDPRRYDLAAVGRYKVNKKLNIKTRLLGQTIAENLVDPETGEILVEAGTEMTRDVIDSIAEYLDGDLNKFVYTPNDYAVVTEPVVLQKFKVVAPNDPDRVVTIVGNANPDDKVRALTTADILAEMSYFLNLAEGIGKVDDIDHLGNRRIRAVGELLANQFRIGLARMERNVRERMSVQDNEVLTPQQIINIRPVTAAVKEFFGSSQLSQFMDQHNPLSELSHKRRLSALGPGGLTRDRAGYEVRDVHYTHYGRMCPIETPEGPNIGLINNLSSYGHLNKYGFIQTPYRKVDRATGKVTNEVVWLTADEEDEYTVAQANSKLNEDGTFAEEIVMGRHQGNNQEYPSHLVDFVDVSPKQVVAVATACIPFLENDDSNRALMGANMQRQAVPLIDPKAPYVGTGMEYQAAHDSGAAVIAQHDGKVVYSDADKVEVRREDGSLDVYTIQKFRRSNSGTAYNQRTLVKVGDIVEKGDFIADGPSMEGGEMALGQNPIVAYMTWEGYNFEDAVIMSERLVKDDVYTSVHLEEFESETRDTKLGPEEITRELPNVGEEALKDLDEMGIIRIGAEVKEGDILVGKVTPKGEKDLSAEERLLHAIFGDKSREVRDTSLRVPHGGDGVVRDVKIFTRANGDELQSGVNMLVRVYIAQKRKIKVGDKMAGRHGNKGVVSRIVPVEDMPYLPDGTPVDIMLNPLGVPSRMNIGQVMELHLGMAARNLGIHIATPVFDGASSEDLWDTVREAGMDSDAKTILYDGRTGEPFDNRVSVGVMYMIKLHHMVDDKLHARSVGPYSLVTQQPLGGKAQFGGQRFGEMEVWALEAYGASNILQEILTYKSDDVNGRLKAYEAITKGKPIPKPGVPESFRVLVKELQSLGLDMRVLDEDDYEVELRDLDEGEDDDVMHVDDLEKARVQQAKEAAELEKAKEEASDKTE, translated from the coding sequence TTGGCAGGACATGACGTTCAATACGGGAAACATCGTACCCGTCGTAGTTTTTCAAGAATCAAAGAAGTTCTTGATTTACCAAACTTGATTGAAATCCAAACGGATTCATTCAAAGAATTCTTGGATACTGGTCTTAAAGAGGTTTTTGAGGATGTACTTCCTATCTCAAACTTCACAGACACTATGGAATTGGAATTCGTTGGTTACGAATTGAAAGAGCCTAAGTATACACTTGAAGAAGCTCGTATCCACGATGCATCATACTCAGCACCTATCTTTGTGACTTTCCGTCTTATTAACAAAGAAACTGGTGAAATCAAAACTCAGGAAGTCTTCTTCGGAGATTTCCCTATTATGACTGAGATGGGTACTTTCATCATCAATGGTGGTGAACGTATTATCGTTTCTCAGTTGGTGCGCTCACCTGGTGTTTACTTTAACGATAAGGTTGATAAAAACGGTAAAGTGGGTTATGGATCAACAGTTATCCCTAACCGTGGGGCATGGCTTGAGCTTGAAACAGATTCAAAAGACATTGCCTACACTCGTATCGACCGTACACGTAAGATTCCATTCACAACGCTTGTGCGTGCGCTTGGATTCTCAGGTGATGACGAAATTGTTGATATCTTTGGTGATAGCGAGTTGGTTCGTAATACCATTGAAAAAGATATCCACAAAAACCCAGCAGATTCACGTACTGATGAAGCGCTTAAAGAAATTTATGAACGTCTTCGTCCAGGTGAACCCAAAACTGCTGACAGCTCACGTAGCTTGCTTGTAGCTCGTTTCTTTGATCCACGTCGTTATGACTTGGCTGCTGTTGGTCGTTACAAAGTCAATAAAAAACTTAACATCAAGACACGTCTTTTGGGACAAACAATTGCTGAAAACTTGGTAGATCCTGAAACAGGTGAAATCCTTGTTGAAGCTGGTACTGAAATGACACGTGATGTGATTGATTCAATCGCAGAATACTTGGATGGTGATTTGAACAAATTTGTATACACACCAAACGATTATGCGGTGGTTACAGAACCTGTTGTTCTTCAAAAATTCAAGGTTGTTGCACCAAATGATCCAGATCGTGTGGTTACAATTGTTGGTAATGCCAACCCAGATGACAAAGTTCGTGCTTTGACAACAGCGGATATCTTGGCTGAAATGAGTTACTTCCTCAACCTTGCTGAAGGTATCGGTAAAGTAGACGATATCGACCACCTTGGTAACCGTCGTATCCGTGCCGTTGGTGAATTGCTTGCTAACCAATTCCGTATTGGTTTGGCTCGTATGGAACGTAACGTACGTGAGCGTATGTCAGTTCAAGATAACGAAGTCTTGACACCACAACAAATCATCAATATTCGCCCTGTAACTGCTGCTGTTAAAGAATTCTTCGGTTCTTCACAGTTGTCACAGTTTATGGACCAACACAACCCATTGTCAGAGTTGTCACACAAACGTCGTTTGTCAGCCTTGGGACCTGGTGGTTTGACACGTGACCGTGCCGGATATGAAGTTCGTGACGTGCACTACACGCACTACGGTCGTATGTGTCCAATTGAAACACCTGAAGGACCTAACATCGGTTTGATCAATAACTTGTCTTCATATGGACACCTTAACAAGTACGGTTTCATTCAAACACCATATCGTAAGGTTGACCGTGCAACTGGTAAAGTAACCAACGAAGTGGTTTGGTTGACTGCTGATGAAGAAGATGAGTACACAGTTGCTCAGGCTAACTCTAAATTGAACGAAGATGGAACATTTGCAGAAGAAATCGTTATGGGTCGTCACCAAGGTAATAACCAAGAGTACCCATCACACCTTGTAGATTTCGTGGATGTTTCTCCTAAACAGGTAGTTGCCGTTGCGACAGCATGTATTCCTTTCTTAGAAAACGATGACTCTAACCGTGCCCTTATGGGTGCCAACATGCAACGTCAGGCTGTGCCTTTGATTGATCCTAAAGCACCTTATGTTGGTACTGGTATGGAATATCAAGCTGCCCACGATTCAGGAGCTGCAGTTATCGCCCAACACGACGGTAAAGTTGTCTACTCTGATGCTGATAAAGTTGAAGTTCGTCGTGAAGATGGTTCTCTTGATGTTTATACTATTCAAAAATTCCGTCGTTCAAACTCAGGTACTGCCTATAACCAACGTACTTTGGTTAAGGTTGGCGATATTGTTGAAAAAGGTGACTTTATCGCTGATGGTCCATCTATGGAAGGTGGAGAAATGGCCCTCGGTCAAAACCCTATCGTCGCATACATGACATGGGAAGGTTACAACTTCGAGGATGCCGTTATCATGAGTGAGCGTCTTGTGAAAGATGACGTTTATACATCTGTTCACTTGGAAGAATTCGAATCAGAAACACGTGATACAAAGCTTGGGCCTGAAGAAATCACACGTGAATTGCCAAACGTTGGTGAAGAAGCCCTCAAAGACCTTGACGAAATGGGTATTATCCGTATCGGTGCTGAGGTTAAAGAAGGTGACATTCTTGTTGGTAAGGTAACACCTAAGGGTGAAAAAGACCTTTCTGCTGAAGAACGTCTTCTCCACGCTATCTTTGGTGATAAATCTCGTGAAGTACGTGATACGTCACTCCGTGTACCTCACGGTGGTGATGGTGTCGTTCGTGATGTTAAAATCTTCACACGTGCAAACGGTGACGAATTGCAATCAGGTGTTAACATGCTTGTTCGTGTTTACATCGCTCAAAAACGTAAGATCAAGGTCGGAGATAAGATGGCCGGTCGTCACGGTAACAAAGGGGTTGTTTCTCGTATTGTTCCGGTTGAAGACATGCCTTACCTTCCAGACGGTACACCAGTTGATATCATGTTGAACCCACTTGGGGTGCCATCACGTATGAACATCGGTCAGGTTATGGAACTTCACCTTGGTATGGCTGCACGTAACTTGGGTATCCACATCGCAACACCAGTCTTTGATGGAGCAAGCTCAGAAGACCTCTGGGATACTGTTCGTGAAGCAGGTATGGATAGTGATGCTAAGACAATCCTTTACGATGGACGTACTGGTGAACCATTTGATAACCGTGTGTCAGTTGGTGTCATGTACATGATCAAACTTCACCACATGGTTGATGATAAACTTCACGCTCGTTCAGTAGGTCCTTACTCACTTGTTACCCAACAACCTCTTGGTGGTAAAGCACAATTTGGTGGACAACGTTTCGGTGAGATGGAGGTTTGGGCCCTTGAAGCTTATGGTGCATCAAATATCCTTCAAGAAATCTTGACTTACAAGTCAGATGACGTTAACGGACGTTTGAAAGCCTATGAAGCTATCACTAAAGGTAAACCAATTCCAAAACCAGGTGTACCAGAATCATTCCGAGTACTTGTTAAAGAATTGCAATCACTTGGTCTTGATATGCGTGTCCTTGATGAGGATGACTACGAAGTTGAATTACGTGATCTTGATGAAGGTGAAGACGATGATGTCATGCACGTTGATGATCTTGAAAAAGCACGTGTACAACAAGCCAAAGAAGCTGCTGAATTAGAAAAAGCTAAAGAAGAAGCTTCAGATAAAACAGAATAA
- the pbp1b gene encoding penicillin-binding protein PBP1B, translating into MNFEKIINYFRRLGQTIRTKFAGSRSKRGDKSFKERKATTGSKWNRKQARKSPEDGMTLLDMGDVFLKTLKLLSDFFYVVIIVLTLFGAGIGLGYLGSQIESVPSIKDKTLLNQISEVSLVSSMSYSDSKKIADIDTDLLRTPIESDAISNNVKNAIIATEDENFKKHKGVVPKAVFRALVSSVLGLGSSSGGSTLTQQLIKQQVTGDAPTFKRKAAEIIYALQLERRASKNEILTDYLNVSPFGRNNKGKNIAGIEEAAQGIFGVSAADLTVPQAAYLAGLPQSPIVYSPYTADGQLKNAEDLSYGLARQQDVLYNLYRGGYLDKSQYESYKDYDITKDFKAGEKSDAVSHDYLYYSVMSEAQDVMYDYLVKRDKVSSQDLKNDKTKESYRERALQELQTGGYSVKTTIDNAVYNAMQDAASQYGVLLDQGGNSGVEVGNVLMDNATGAILGFVGGRSYENNQNNHAFDTARSPGSTIKPIIAYGIAIDQGLMGSSSILSNYPTNFTGGTPILHDGDKGTAMMNLQEALNTSWNIPAFWTYQMLQRHDVDVEGYMTKMGYKIANYNIESLPLGGGVETTVAQQVNAYQMLSNGGVYEKGHMIDSITDRTGEVIYQHKSEGVQVFSRATASIMDNLLKEVVVKGATTQFHSELKNVNGAAASADWMGKTGTTNNFVDSWLIVSTPGITLGGWAGYDNNAPTNSKTGYIYNSQYMARLTSAIYNANPGIFKTGDKFNIDSSAIKASVLKSTGLKPATVSVNGRSVSVSGEMVDTYWAKNGPGDTTYKFAIGGTDSDYQKAWSSILGGH; encoded by the coding sequence ATGAATTTTGAAAAAATAATAAATTATTTTAGGCGACTAGGGCAGACTATTCGTACAAAGTTTGCTGGTTCTAGGTCTAAAAGAGGAGATAAATCTTTTAAAGAAAGGAAAGCTACGACTGGATCTAAGTGGAATCGTAAGCAAGCACGTAAGTCGCCTGAGGATGGGATGACACTCTTAGACATGGGTGATGTTTTCTTAAAAACCTTAAAGCTCTTGTCTGATTTCTTTTATGTGGTTATTATCGTTCTTACCTTATTCGGTGCAGGAATTGGTTTGGGTTATCTGGGGAGTCAAATTGAGTCTGTTCCGTCGATTAAGGACAAAACCTTGTTGAATCAGATTAGTGAGGTTAGTTTGGTATCTTCGATGAGCTATTCCGATTCCAAGAAGATTGCGGATATTGATACTGACTTGCTGAGAACACCTATTGAGAGTGATGCTATTTCTAACAATGTCAAAAATGCCATCATTGCGACTGAGGATGAAAATTTTAAAAAGCATAAGGGTGTTGTACCAAAGGCAGTTTTTAGGGCTTTGGTGTCATCAGTTTTGGGGCTTGGCTCTTCAAGTGGTGGTTCGACGCTAACGCAGCAGTTAATCAAGCAACAGGTAACAGGCGATGCGCCAACCTTTAAACGTAAGGCGGCAGAGATTATCTATGCCTTACAATTGGAGCGTCGCGCTTCTAAAAATGAAATTTTAACCGATTATCTGAATGTTTCTCCTTTTGGACGTAACAACAAGGGGAAAAATATTGCTGGTATTGAGGAGGCTGCTCAAGGTATCTTTGGGGTATCTGCAGCGGATTTGACAGTTCCTCAGGCGGCCTATCTGGCAGGTTTGCCACAGAGCCCGATTGTCTACTCACCTTATACAGCTGACGGTCAATTAAAAAATGCAGAGGATCTTTCTTATGGCTTAGCACGTCAGCAAGATGTACTCTACAATCTTTATCGCGGTGGCTATCTAGATAAGTCGCAGTATGAAAGCTATAAGGATTATGATATCACTAAAGATTTCAAGGCTGGTGAGAAGTCTGATGCCGTAAGTCATGACTATTTGTACTATTCTGTCATGTCTGAGGCTCAGGATGTCATGTATGATTATCTCGTTAAACGTGACAAGGTATCGAGTCAAGATTTGAAAAATGATAAGACCAAGGAAAGCTATCGTGAGAGGGCTCTTCAAGAGCTACAAACCGGTGGCTACAGCGTTAAGACAACTATTGATAATGCAGTTTATAATGCGATGCAAGATGCTGCGAGTCAATATGGTGTCCTCCTCGACCAAGGAGGCAATAGTGGAGTTGAAGTCGGAAATGTGCTCATGGATAATGCGACTGGAGCAATTCTAGGATTTGTTGGTGGTCGTAGTTACGAAAATAACCAAAATAACCATGCCTTTGATACGGCACGCTCTCCGGGATCTACAATTAAGCCTATTATTGCCTATGGAATTGCTATTGATCAAGGCTTGATGGGGAGCTCAAGTATCCTTTCTAACTACCCAACTAATTTTACGGGTGGAACGCCTATTCTCCATGATGGTGATAAGGGGACAGCTATGATGAACCTACAAGAGGCACTCAATACCTCATGGAACATTCCAGCCTTTTGGACTTATCAAATGCTTCAACGTCATGATGTTGATGTTGAGGGTTACATGACCAAGATGGGTTATAAGATTGCTAATTACAATATCGAGAGTTTGCCTCTTGGTGGGGGGGTTGAAACCACGGTTGCCCAGCAAGTAAATGCCTATCAGATGCTTTCAAATGGTGGCGTCTATGAAAAGGGCCATATGATTGATAGTATTACTGACCGGACTGGCGAAGTTATCTATCAACATAAATCTGAAGGGGTGCAAGTCTTTTCAAGAGCTACGGCTAGTATCATGGATAACTTACTCAAAGAAGTTGTGGTTAAGGGAGCGACAACTCAATTTCATTCTGAGTTGAAAAATGTCAATGGTGCAGCGGCTTCAGCTGACTGGATGGGTAAAACAGGAACGACAAATAATTTTGTAGATTCTTGGTTGATAGTGTCGACGCCTGGTATTACCCTTGGAGGTTGGGCTGGTTATGACAACAATGCACCTACCAATTCTAAAACGGGTTACATATATAATTCCCAATACATGGCTCGTTTAACTTCCGCCATCTACAATGCCAATCCAGGTATTTTTAAAACGGGAGATAAGTTTAATATCGATTCAAGTGCTATTAAGGCAAGTGTGCTCAAATCAACAGGCCTTAAACCAGCAACAGTGTCTGTTAATGGTCGTAGTGTTTCTGTAAGTGGTGAAATGGTTGATACTTATTGGGCTAAAAATGGGCCTGGAGATACAACCTACAAATTTGCTATTGGTGGAACTGACAGTGACTATCAAAAAGCCTGGTCTAGCATTCTTGGAGGGCATTAG
- the tyrS gene encoding tyrosine--tRNA ligase codes for MTIFEELKARGLIFQTTDEEALVKAFEEGPVSYYTGYDPTADSLHLGHLVAILTSRRLQLAGHKPYALVGGATGLIGDPSFKDAERSLQTKETVEGWVEKIQGQLSRFLDFENGDNKAVMVNNYDWFGSVSFIDFLRDVGKYFTVNYMMSKESVKKRIETGISYTEFAYQIMQGYDFYELNDKYGVTLQIGGSDQWGNMTAGTELLRRKADKSGHVITVPLITDSTGKKFGKSEGNAVWLDATKTTPYEMYQFWLNVMDDDAVRFLKIFTFLSLEEIEEIGKEFDQARHQRLAQKVLAREVVTLVHGKEAYEQAVHITEQLFAGNLKALSARDLKVALNGVPTYEISADENLNIVELLVNAKISPSKRQAREDVQNGAIYINGERVQDLDYTLSDTDKIDNEITVIRRGKKKNFVLTY; via the coding sequence ATGACAATTTTTGAAGAACTAAAAGCACGTGGCTTGATTTTTCAAACCACTGATGAAGAAGCCCTTGTAAAAGCCTTTGAAGAGGGACCAGTCTCATACTACACTGGTTATGACCCAACAGCAGACAGTCTCCACCTTGGACACCTTGTCGCTATCCTTACAAGTCGCCGACTTCAATTGGCCGGACACAAACCTTACGCCCTCGTTGGTGGTGCAACAGGTTTGATTGGTGACCCATCATTTAAAGATGCTGAACGTAGCCTGCAAACCAAAGAAACTGTTGAAGGTTGGGTTGAAAAAATCCAAGGACAACTCTCTCGTTTCCTTGATTTTGAAAATGGTGACAACAAGGCCGTTATGGTCAACAACTATGACTGGTTTGGTTCAGTCAGCTTCATTGATTTCTTGCGTGACGTAGGTAAATACTTCACAGTTAACTACATGATGAGTAAGGAATCTGTTAAGAAACGTATCGAAACAGGTATCTCTTACACTGAGTTTGCCTACCAAATCATGCAAGGTTACGATTTCTATGAACTCAACGATAAGTACGGCGTAACCCTCCAAATTGGTGGTTCTGACCAATGGGGTAACATGACAGCAGGTACTGAGCTCTTGCGTCGTAAAGCAGATAAATCTGGACACGTCATCACTGTACCACTTATCACAGATTCAACTGGTAAAAAATTCGGTAAATCAGAAGGTAACGCTGTCTGGCTTGATGCTACTAAAACAACCCCTTACGAAATGTACCAATTCTGGCTCAACGTCATGGATGATGACGCCGTTCGCTTCTTGAAGATTTTCACTTTCTTGTCACTTGAAGAGATCGAAGAGATCGGTAAAGAATTTGACCAAGCTCGTCACCAACGTTTGGCACAAAAGGTTTTGGCTCGTGAAGTTGTTACTTTGGTTCACGGTAAAGAAGCCTACGAACAAGCTGTTCACATCACTGAACAACTCTTCGCTGGTAACCTTAAAGCTCTCTCAGCACGCGACCTTAAAGTTGCCCTCAACGGTGTCCCAACATATGAAATTTCAGCAGATGAAAATCTGAACATCGTTGAACTTCTCGTCAATGCAAAAATTTCACCATCTAAACGTCAAGCACGTGAAGATGTCCAAAACGGCGCTATCTACATCAACGGTGAACGTGTACAAGACTTGGATTACACTCTCTCAGATACAGATAAAATTGATAATGAAATTACTGTTATCCGTCGTGGTAAGAAGAAAAACTTTGTCTTGACGTACTAA
- the ilvC gene encoding ketol-acid reductoisomerase yields the protein MAVQMEYEKDVKVAALDGKKIAVIGYGSQGHAHAQNLRDTGHDVIIGVRPGKSFDKAKEDGFDTYTVAEATKLADVIMILAPDEIQQELYEAEIAPNLEAGNAVGFAHGFNIHFEFIKVPKDVDVFMCAPKGPGHLVRRTFEEGFGVPALYAVYQDATGNAKDIAMDWCKGVGAARVGLLETTYKEETEEDLFGEQAVLCGGLTALIEAGFEVLTEAGYAPELAYFEVLHEMKLIVDLIYEGGFKKMRQSISNTAEYGDYVSGPRVITEQVKENMKAVLADIQNGKFANDFVNDYKAGRPKLTAYREEAANLEIEKVGAELRKAMPFVGQNDDDAFKIYN from the coding sequence ATGGCAGTTCAAATGGAATATGAAAAAGACGTAAAAGTAGCAGCACTTGACGGTAAAAAAATCGCCGTTATCGGTTACGGTTCACAAGGTCATGCGCATGCACAAAACTTGCGTGATACAGGTCACGATGTGATCATTGGTGTTCGTCCAGGTAAATCATTTGATAAAGCTAAGGAAGATGGTTTTGATACTTACACAGTAGCAGAAGCAACTAAATTGGCTGATGTTATCATGATCTTGGCTCCAGACGAAATCCAACAAGAACTTTACGAAGCAGAAATTGCTCCAAACCTTGAAGCTGGTAATGCTGTTGGTTTTGCACACGGATTTAACATCCACTTCGAATTCATCAAAGTTCCTAAAGATGTTGATGTCTTCATGTGTGCTCCTAAAGGACCTGGTCACTTGGTACGTCGTACATTTGAAGAAGGTTTTGGTGTTCCTGCACTTTACGCAGTATACCAAGATGCTACAGGTAACGCTAAAGACATCGCTATGGACTGGTGTAAAGGTGTTGGTGCAGCACGTGTTGGTCTTCTTGAAACAACATACAAAGAAGAAACTGAAGAAGATTTGTTTGGTGAACAAGCAGTTCTTTGTGGTGGTTTGACTGCCCTTATCGAAGCTGGTTTTGAAGTCTTGACTGAAGCTGGATATGCTCCAGAATTGGCTTACTTTGAAGTGCTTCACGAAATGAAATTGATTGTTGACTTGATTTACGAAGGTGGATTCAAGAAAATGCGTCAATCAATCTCTAACACTGCTGAATACGGTGACTATGTATCAGGTCCACGTGTTATCACTGAACAAGTGAAAGAAAATATGAAAGCAGTTCTTGCTGACATCCAAAACGGTAAATTCGCTAACGACTTCGTTAACGACTACAAGGCTGGACGTCCAAAACTTACTGCTTACCGTGAAGAAGCTGCTAACCTTGAAATCGAAAAAGTTGGTGCTGAATTGCGTAAAGCAATGCCATTCGTTGGTCAAAACGACGATGACGCATTCAAAATCTATAACTAA
- the ilvN gene encoding acetolactate synthase small subunit, whose product MRRMLTAKLQNRSGVLNRFTGVLSRRQVNIESISVGASEDPNVSRITIIIDVNSQNEVEQIIKQLNRQIDVIRIRDITDQPHLEREVILVKVSAPTSKRAEILAIIQPFRASVVDVAPSSITIQMTGDAEKSEALLRVIRPYGIKNIARTGATGFTRD is encoded by the coding sequence ATGCGTAGAATGTTAACAGCTAAACTTCAGAACCGTTCAGGTGTCCTTAATCGCTTCACAGGTGTTCTTTCACGACGTCAAGTTAACATTGAAAGTATCTCTGTAGGGGCTTCTGAGGATCCTAACGTTTCACGTATTACGATTATTATTGATGTGAATTCTCAAAATGAAGTGGAACAAATCATCAAACAGCTTAATCGTCAGATTGATGTGATTCGCATCCGTGATATCACGGATCAGCCACACTTGGAACGTGAAGTTATCCTAGTTAAGGTATCAGCACCAACCTCTAAACGTGCTGAAATCTTGGCGATTATTCAACCTTTCCGTGCTTCGGTGGTTGATGTGGCACCAAGCTCTATCACTATCCAGATGACTGGTGATGCTGAAAAGAGCGAGGCGCTTCTACGAGTTATTCGTCCTTACGGAATCAAAAATATCGCTCGTACGGGTGCTACTGGATTTACCCGTGATTAA
- a CDS encoding acetolactate synthase large subunit, whose translation MKKIELEEARSGADLILDTLLELGISTIFGYPGGAVLPLYDAIYKNDKINHILSRHEQGSLHEAEGYAKSTGKLGVALVTSGPGATNAITGIADAMSDSVPLLVFTGQVATPGIGKDAFQEADIVGITMPITKYNYQIRDTADIPRIIREAVHIATTGRPGPVVIDLPKDVVAKETAFINNPEINLPSYQPTLRPNEMQIKKILKQLGKAKKPVIVAGGGVSYSESAKELVAFAERYQIPVVTSLLGQGTIATSHPLFLGMGGMHGSYAANIAMTDADFMIAIGCRFDDRLTGNPKTFAKNAKVVHIDVDPAEIGKIIAVDLPVVGDAKQALEMLLAEPVVKNNTEKWIEKVTKDKERVRSYDKKERMVQPQAVIERIGELTKGDAVVVTDVGQHQMWTAQYYPYQNERQLVTSGGLGTMGFGVPAAIGAKIANPDKEVILFVGDGGFQMTNQELAILNVYKVPIKVVMLNNHSLGMVRQWQESFYEGRTSESVFDTLPDFQLMAQAYGIKSYKFDNPETINQDLEVIKEDVPMFIEVDISRKEHVLPIVPAGKSNHEMLGVKFNA comes from the coding sequence GTGAAGAAAATTGAACTTGAAGAAGCACGCTCTGGTGCTGATTTAATTCTAGATACACTTCTTGAACTTGGGATTTCAACTATCTTTGGATATCCTGGCGGAGCGGTTCTTCCTTTGTATGATGCTATTTACAAAAATGACAAGATTAATCATATCTTATCTCGTCATGAGCAAGGAAGTCTGCACGAAGCTGAAGGTTATGCCAAATCAACTGGTAAACTCGGTGTTGCTCTTGTAACGAGTGGTCCTGGTGCTACTAATGCTATTACAGGGATTGCAGATGCTATGAGTGATAGCGTACCTCTCCTAGTCTTTACTGGTCAGGTCGCAACACCAGGTATTGGTAAGGATGCCTTCCAAGAGGCTGACATTGTCGGAATTACCATGCCGATTACAAAATACAATTATCAGATTCGCGATACAGCTGATATTCCTCGTATTATTAGGGAAGCGGTTCATATTGCAACAACTGGCCGACCTGGTCCAGTTGTTATCGACCTCCCTAAAGATGTCGTAGCTAAGGAAACAGCCTTCATCAACAATCCTGAAATTAATCTTCCAAGTTACCAACCGACGCTAAGACCAAACGAAATGCAAATCAAGAAAATCTTGAAGCAGTTGGGTAAAGCTAAGAAGCCGGTTATTGTAGCTGGAGGTGGGGTGTCTTATTCTGAATCTGCTAAGGAGCTAGTTGCTTTTGCAGAACGCTACCAAATCCCAGTTGTTACAAGTCTTTTAGGTCAAGGGACAATTGCTACTAGTCATCCCCTCTTCTTGGGTATGGGTGGTATGCACGGTTCATATGCAGCTAACATTGCTATGACCGATGCTGACTTTATGATTGCCATTGGTTGTCGTTTTGATGACCGTTTGACAGGTAATCCTAAAACATTTGCCAAGAATGCCAAGGTTGTCCATATTGATGTAGATCCAGCTGAGATTGGTAAAATTATTGCAGTGGACCTTCCAGTTGTTGGTGATGCCAAGCAAGCTCTTGAAATGCTCTTAGCAGAACCAGTGGTTAAGAATAACACTGAAAAATGGATTGAAAAAGTTACAAAAGACAAAGAGCGTGTACGTTCTTACGATAAGAAAGAACGTATGGTACAGCCTCAGGCAGTTATCGAGCGTATCGGTGAATTGACTAAGGGTGACGCGGTTGTTGTTACTGACGTTGGTCAACATCAAATGTGGACAGCTCAGTATTATCCATACCAAAATGAGCGTCAATTGGTGACCTCAGGTGGTCTTGGAACAATGGGATTCGGTGTCCCAGCAGCAATTGGTGCTAAAATTGCTAATCCTGATAAAGAAGTTATCCTCTTTGTTGGTGATGGTGGTTTCCAAATGACGAATCAAGAATTGGCTATCTTAAATGTTTACAAGGTGCCAATCAAGGTTGTTATGTTGAATAACCACTCACTTGGTATGGTACGTCAATGGCAAGAGTCCTTCTACGAAGGGCGTACATCAGAGTCTGTCTTTGATACCCTTCCAGATTTCCAATTGATGGCTCAAGCTTACGGCATTAAGTCTTACAAGTTTGATAATCCAGAGACAATTAATCAGGATTTGGAAGTTATCAAGGAAGACGTGCCAATGTTCATCGAGGTGGATATCTCTCGTAAAGAGCATGTATTGCCAATCGTTCCGGCTGGTAAGAGTAATCACGAAATGTTGGGGGTGAAGTTCAATGCGTAG